One Vitis riparia cultivar Riparia Gloire de Montpellier isolate 1030 chromosome 4, EGFV_Vit.rip_1.0, whole genome shotgun sequence genomic window carries:
- the LOC117912390 gene encoding glutamate receptor 2.8-like — protein MAQNTKIPVKVGVVLDLDTWVGKMGLSCISMALLDLYASHGHYKTRVVTKIRDSKRDVVGAAAAAVDLLQNEEVEAIIGPGSSTQANFMISLGSKARVPIISFSATSPSLSSLQSQYFIRATLNDSAQVPAIRAIVRAFGWREVVLIYVDNVYGDGIIPYMTDALQGIDVRVTYRSVISPSATDDQIGEELYKLMTMQTRVFIVHMCTPLGSYLFTKADEIGMMEEGYVWILTDGLTDLLSTLDPSVIDSMQGVLGVKPHVPRTKELENFRVRWKRKFRQDHPKDETSELNIFGLWAYDAASALAMAAEKVGATYFSFQKTNISSNSMVLDTIRVSQIGTNLLQSLLSTKLKGLSGYFQIFDGQLHSTAFEIVNVIGKGERGVGFWTPKNGIIRRLNFSHTNSKTYSTSKDNLGTIVWPGEPTYVPKGWVLPVNEKKLRIGVPVKNGFSEFVNVTWDPKTNATKEVTGYCIDVFNAVMDSLPYAVPYEYIPFGTPDGKPAGGNYNDLLYQVFLKKYDAVVGDTTIVANRSNYVDFTLPYTESGVSMIVPIKDNKSKSAWIFLKPLTWDLWVTSACFFVFIGFVIWVLEHRINEDFRGPHSHQAGTIFWFSFSTMVFAQKERIVSNLARFVMIIWFFVLLILTQSYTASLTSMLTVQQLQPTVTDIKELRAKGEYVGYQQGSFVLGFLKRMNFDESKFRIYNSPEELAELLSKGSANGGIAAAFDEIPYMKLFIAQHCSKYTMVQPTYKFDGFGFAFPRGSPLVQDVSRAVLIVTEGNEMVEIEKKWFREKTSCSDDNGNSLSSNNISLDSFWGLFLIAGVTSSLALIIGIAMFLHKHRVVVMGEDSASTKIKTLMTLFDKKDLSSHTFRIPDQPYSGSNEPIAAVGASPSVTNCSPRPHQPFPTKPIMIFPSPENKEPLLQSTVVGAQSQLVGNHRQR, from the exons ATGGCACAGAACACAAAAATACCAGTTAAAGTGGGAGTGGTTCTGGACTTGGATACATGGGTTGGGAAGATGGGCTTGAGCTGCATCTCCATGGCCCTTTTAGACTTGTATGCCTCTCATGGTCACTACAAAACCAGGGTGGTTACAAAAATCAGAGACTCCAAAAGAGATGTTGTTGGTGCAGCTGCAGCAG CTGTAGACCTCTTACAAAATGAAGAAGTGGAAGCCATAATAGGGCCCGGATCATCGACGCAGGCCAACTTCATGATCAGTCTTGGAAGCAAAGCTCGGGTGCCCATCATTTCCTTTTCTGCAACAAGTCCCTCTCTTTCTTCGCTTCagagtcaatattttatccGAGCTACCCTAAATGACTCAGCTCAAGTACCAGCAATAAGGGCAATAGTCCGGGCCTTTGGGTGGAGAGAAGTTGTGCTTATTTACGTGGACAATGTGTATGGCGATGGAATTATACCTTATATGACTGATGCCTTGCAAGGGATCGATGTCCGTGTCACTTACCGTAGTGTAATTTCTCCATCAGCCACTGATGATCAAATTGGTGAAGAGCTTTACAAGCTGATGACAATGCAAACTAGAGTTTTCATTGTACACATGTGTACACCTCTGGGGTCTTACCTTTTTACCAAAGCAGATGAGATTGGAATGATGGAAGAGGGCTATGTTTGGATACTAACTGATGGGCTAACCGACCTCTTGAGTACTTTGGATCCCTCAGTCATTGACTCAATGCAGGGGGTGTTGGGCGTAAAGCCTCATGTTCCAAGAACAAAAGAGCTCGAAAATTTCAGAGTCCGATGGAAAAGGAAGTTCCGGCAAGATCATCCAAAAGATGAGACCTCTGAACTGAACATTTTTGGATTATGGGCTTATGACGCTGCTTCTGCACTAGCCATGGCTGCTGAGAAAGTTGGGGCAACATACTTCAGCTTCCAAAAGACTAATATTTCCAGCAATTCGATGGTTCTTGACACCATTAGAGTCTCTCAAATTGGTACAAATCTTCTCCAGTCACTGTTAAGTACCAAATTGAAAGGTCTCAGtggatattttcaaatatttgatgggCAACTTCACTCGACAGCCTTTGAGATAGTTAATGTAATTGGGAAAGGGGAAAGAGGGGTAGGATTTTGGACTccgaaaaatggaattataagAAGACTGAATTTCTCACACACAAATTCTAAGACATATTCCACTTCTAAGGACAACCTAGGAACAATTGTATGGCCTGGAGAACCTACTTATGTCCCTAAAGGTTGGGTGCTTCCAGTAAATGAGAAGAAGTTGAGAATAGGAGTTCCAGTGAAGAATGGTTTTAGTGAATTTGTAAATGTGACATGGGATCCCAAAACTAATGCCACAAAGGAGGTCACTGGGTACTGCATAGATGTATTTAATGCCGTGATGGATTCACTACCATATGCTGTTCCTTACGAGTACATTCCCTTTGGAACCCCAGACGGCAAGCCTGCCGGCGGCAACTACAACGATTTGTTATATCAAGTGTTTCTAAAG AAGTATGATGCCGTGGTGGGAGATACTACAATTGTAGCGAACAGGTCCAACTATGTAGATTTTACACTACCTTACACTGAATCTGGCGTATCAATGATCGTGCCCATCAAAGACAACAAAAGCAAAAgcgcatggattttcttgaagCCATTGACTTGGGATCTCTGGGTGACTAGTGCgtgtttctttgttttcattGGCTTTGTAATTTGGGTTCTTGAACATCGAATAAATGAAGATTTCAGGGGCCCGCATTCACATCAAGCAGGCACCATCTTCTGGTTCTCCTTCTCAACTATGGTGTTTGCACAGA AGGAGAGAATTGTGAGCAACTTGGCGCGGTTTGTGATGATCATATGGTTCTTTGTGTTGCTCATTCTTACTCAAAGTTACACCGCCAGCTTGACCTCGATGTTAACCGTCCAACAGCTCCAGCCAACCGTTACAGACATAAAAGAGCTAAGAGCGAAAGGTGAGTATGTAGGTTACCAACAAGGCTCTTTCGTTCTCGGATTCTTGAAAAGGATGAACTTTGACGAATCCAAGTTTAGGATCTATAATTCTCCAGAAGAATTAGCTGAACTACTCTCGAAAGGGAGTGCAAATGGAGGTATTGCTGCTGCCTTTGACGAGATACCTTACATGAAGCTGTTCATTGCGCAGCATTGCTCGAAATATACCATGGTTCAACCAACATACAAATTTGATGGGTTCGGATTT GCCTTCCCAAGAGGTTCTCCTCTCGTACAGGATGTTTCAAGGGCAGTCTTAATTGTGACTGAGGGAAATGAAATGGTAGAGATTGAGAAAAAGTGGTTTAGGGAAAAAACTAGTTGTTCAGATGATAATGGAAACTCACTTTCTTCTAACAATATCAGCCTTGATAGCTTTTGGGGCCTTTTCCTCATTGCTGGAGTCACTTCATCTTTAGCTCTGATCATAGGTATTGCCATGTTCCTGCATAAACATAGAGTTGTGGTAATGGGCGAAGATTCGGCATCGACAAAGATTAAGACCTTGATGACACTTTTTGATAAAAAAGACCTCAGTTCTCATACTTTCAGAATACCTGACCAGCCATACAGCGGTAGCAATGAGCCTATAGCGGCAGTTGGAGCCTCTCCCTCAGTGACTAACTGCTCTCCAAGGCCCCATCAACCTTTTCCAACCAAACCAATAATGATATTCCCCTCTCCGGAGAACAAGGAACCTCTTCTTCAGAGCACAGTGGTTGGAGCTCAATCACAACTGGTGGGCAATCATCGCCAGAGATAG
- the LOC117912079 gene encoding glutamate receptor 2.7-like isoform X3 has product MLWVQLQQANFVIGLGDKAHVPIISFSATSPSLSSLRSPYFVRATLNDSAQVPAIRAIVQAFGWREVVLIYVDNEYGNGVIPYLTDALQEIDTRISYRSVIHPLATDDQILEELYKLMTMPTRVFIVHMLTPLGPRLFTRANEIGMMKEGYVWILTDGLTDILSTLDPSVIDSMQGVLGVKPHVPRSKELESFKIRWKRKIQQEYPTNESFELNIFGLRAYDAASGLAMAVEKLGPTNFSFQKSNTHRNSTDLDTVGVSQIGPSLLQSLLSARFKGLSGHFQILNGQLRSSAFQVVNVIGKGERGVGFWTPENGTVRKLHSTSKANLGTIVWPGESPSVPKGWVLPTNKKKMRIGVPVTKGFGEFVKVTRDPSTNATEVTGFSIAVFDAVMAALPYAVPYEYSPFQTPDGDPAGDYNDLIYQVYLQKYDAVVGDTTILANRSLYVDFTLPYTESGVSMIVPIVDGRRKNAWVFLKPLTWDLWVTSSCFFVFIGFVIWVLEHRVNKDFRGPRSHQVGTIFWFSFSTLVFAQKERIVNNLARFVVIIWLFVVLILTQSYTASLTSMLTVQQLNPTITDINELIKKGERVGCQHASFVHEFLIKWMKFDESKLVIYESPEKLDELFSKGGIAAAFDEIPYMKIFLAKYCSKYTAVGPTYKFDGFGFVFPKGSPLVADVSRQVLNVTEGAKMLQFEKAWFGQTTSCPELTNSVSSNSIGLNSFWGLFLIAGVASFVALITCITTFLYENRDALINLNSPSSIWRKIKAMVTRFDDKDLRSHTFRESDQLQDERHQSHGCSYTNFPPSPSSLLIPTHNNSAFFGEQGTPSSGHADPVGPNRPMSPHIMFEYELANINHE; this is encoded by the exons GCCAACTTTGTGATTGGTCTCGGAGACAAGGCTCATGTGCCCATCATTTCATTTTCCGCAACTAGTCCTTCCCTTTCTTCGCTCCGGAGTCCATATTTTGTCCGAGCCACACTGAATGACTCAGCTCAAGTACCAGCTATAAGGGCAATTGTCCAAGCCTTTGGGTGGAGAGAAGTTGTGCTCATTTACGTGGACAACGAGTATGGAAATGGAGTGATACCATATCTTACTGATGCCTTGCAAGAGATTGACACCCGTATCTCCTACAGGAGCGTCATTCATCCATTAGCCACTGATGATCAAATCCTCGAAGAGCTTTACAAGTTGATGACGATGCCAACCAGAGTTTTCATTGTACACATGCTTACACCTCTAGGCCCACGGCTTTTCACCAGAGCGAATGAGATTGGAATGATGAAAGAAGGTTATGTTTGGATTCTAACTGATGGGTTAACTGATATCTTGAGTACTTTGGATCCATCTGTCATTGATTCAATGCAAGGAGTGTTGGGCGTGAAGCCTCATGTTCCAAGATCGAAAGAGcttgaaagttttaaaatcagATGGAAAAGGAAAATCCAACAAGAATATCCAACCAATGAAAGCTTTGAGCTGAACATTTTTGGACTCCGGGCTTATGATGCTGCTTCTGGGCTAGCCATGGCAGTTGAAAAACTTGGGCCAACAAACTTCAGCTTCCAAAAGTCTAATACTCACAGAAATTCAACCGATCTTGATACTGTAGGAGTCTCGCAAATTGGTCCAAGTCTTCTCCAATCACTATTAAGTGCTAGATTTAAGGGCCTCAGTGgacactttcaaattttgaacgGGCAACTACGTTCATCAGCTTTTCAGGTAGTCAATGTGATCGGCAAAGGGGAAAGAGGGGTTGGATTTTGGACACCAGAGAATGGAACTGTAAGAAAGCTACATTCTACTTCCAAGGCCAATCTAGGAACAATCGTATGGCCAGGAGAATCTCCCTCCGTTCCTAAAGGTTGGGTCCTTCCCACCAataagaagaagatgagaatAGGAGTACCAGTCACCAAGGGTTTTGGTGAATTCGTAAAGGTGACACGAGATCCTAGCACTAACGCAACGGAGGTCACTGGATTTTCCATAGCAGTCTTCGATGCAGTGATGGCAGCATTACCATATGCTGTTCCTTATGAGTACAGTCCCTTCCAGACGCCCGATGGCGATCCAGCGGGTGATTACAACGATTTGATATATCAAGTATATCTCCAG AAGTATGATGCTGTGGTGGGAGATACTACTATTCTAGCGAACAGGTCCTTGTATGTAGACTTTACACTACCGTACACAGAATCTGGGGTGTCAATGATCGTGCCCATCGTagatggaagaagaaaaaatgcatGGGTTTTCTTGAAGCCACTTACTTGGGACCTTTGGGTGACAAGCTCTTGTTTCTTTGTATTCATTGGCTTTGTGATTTGGGTTCTTGAACATCGAGTAAATAAAGATTTCAGAGGGCCTCGTTCACATCAAGTTGGCACTATCTTCTGGTTTTCATTCTCAACATTGGTGTTTGCTCAGA AGGAGAGAATTGTCAACAACTTGGCTCGGTTTGTGGTGATCATATGGCTTTTTGTGGTGCTGATTCTTACTCAAAGTTACACAGCCAGCTTGACTTCAATGTTGACAGTTCAACAGCTCAACCCAACCATCACCGATATAAATGAGCTCATAAAGAAAGGGGAGCGTGTAGGTTGCCAACATGCCTCTTTCGTTCATGAATTCTTGATcaaatggatgaaatttgaCGAGTCCAAGCTAGTAATCTATGAGTCACCAGAAAAACTggatgaattattttcaaaaggtGGAATTGCTGCTGCATTTGATGAAATCCCTTACATGAAGATTTTCCTTGCAAAATATTGCTCCAAATACACTGCAGTGGGACCAACATACAAGTTTGATGGCTTTGGATTT gtgTTTCCAAAGGGTTCACCCCTTGTAGCTGATGTTTCAAGGCAAGTCTTAAACGTGACAGAGGGAGCTAAAATGCTACAATTTGAGAAGGCATGGTTTGGGCAAACAACCAGTTGTCCAGAGCTCACCAACTCAGTTTCTTCAAACAGCATCGGCCTGAATAGCTTTTGGGGCCTATTCCTCATTGCTGGAGTCGCTTCATTTGTAGCTCTCATCACATGCATCACCACATTCCTTTATGAAAATAGAGATGCCTTAATAAACTTGAATTCCCCATCTTCGATATGGAGAAAAATTAAAGCCATGGTGACACGCTTTGACGACAAAGATCTTAGGTCCCATACTTTTAGAGAAAGTGATCAACTTCAAGACGAGCGACATCAAAGCCATGGATGCAGCTACACCAACTTCCCTCCAAGTCCATCTAGCCTTTTGATCCCAACACACAATAATTCTGCTTTCTTCGGAGAACAAGGAACACCTTCTTCTGGACATGCTGATCCAGTCGGTCCAAATCGGCCGATGTCTCCACATATAATGTTTGAATATGAGCTTGCTAATATAAATCACGAGTAA
- the LOC117912079 gene encoding glutamate receptor 2.8-like isoform X2 has product MSMAQNTTIPVKVGVVLDMDTWPGKMGLSCISMALSDFYASHGHYKTRLVLEIRDSKRDVVGAAAAALDLLQNEEVQAIIGPASSMQANFVIGLGDKAHVPIISFSATSPSLSSLRSPYFVRATLNDSAQVPAIRAIVQAFGWREVVLIYVDNEYGNGVIPYLTDALQEIDTRISYRSVIHPLATDDQILEELYKLMTMPTRVFIVHMLTPLGPRLFTRANEIGMMKEGYVWILTDGLTDILSTLDPSVIDSMQGVLGVKPHVPRSKELESFKIRWKRKIQQEYPTNESFELNIFGLRAYDAASGLAMAVEKLGPTNFSFQKSNTHRNSTDLDTVGVSQIGPSLLQSLLSARFKGLSGHFQILNGQLRSSAFQVVNVIGKGERGVGFWTPENGTVRKLHSTSKANLGTIVWPGESPSVPKGWVLPTNKKKMRIGVPVTKGFGEFVKVTRDPSTNATEVTGFSIAVFDAVMAALPYAVPYEYSPFQTPDGDPAGDYNDLIYQVYLQKYDAVVGDTTILANRSLYVDFTLPYTESGVSMIVPIVDGRRKNAWVFLKPLTWDLWVTSSCFFVFIGFVIWVLEHRVNKDFRGPRSHQVGTIFWFSFSTLVFAQKERIVNNLARFVVIIWLFVVLILTQSYTASLTSMLTVQQLNPTITDINELIKKGERVGCQHASFVHEFLIKWMKFDESKLVIYESPEKLDELFSKGGIAAAFDEIPYMKIFLAKYCSKYTAVGPTYKFDGFGFVFPKGSPLVADVSRQVLNVTEGAKMLQFEKAWFGQTTSCPELTNSVSSNSIGLNSFWGLFLIAGVASFVALITCITTFLYENRDALINLNSPSSIWRKIKAMVTRFDDKDLRSHTFRESDQLQDERHQSHGCSYTNFPPSPSSLLIPTHNNSAFFGEQGTPSSGHADPVGPNRPMSPHIMFEYELANINHE; this is encoded by the exons CTCTAGATTTATTACAAAATGAGGAAGTTCAAGCCATCATAGGACCAGCATCCTCCATGCAGGCCAACTTTGTGATTGGTCTCGGAGACAAGGCTCATGTGCCCATCATTTCATTTTCCGCAACTAGTCCTTCCCTTTCTTCGCTCCGGAGTCCATATTTTGTCCGAGCCACACTGAATGACTCAGCTCAAGTACCAGCTATAAGGGCAATTGTCCAAGCCTTTGGGTGGAGAGAAGTTGTGCTCATTTACGTGGACAACGAGTATGGAAATGGAGTGATACCATATCTTACTGATGCCTTGCAAGAGATTGACACCCGTATCTCCTACAGGAGCGTCATTCATCCATTAGCCACTGATGATCAAATCCTCGAAGAGCTTTACAAGTTGATGACGATGCCAACCAGAGTTTTCATTGTACACATGCTTACACCTCTAGGCCCACGGCTTTTCACCAGAGCGAATGAGATTGGAATGATGAAAGAAGGTTATGTTTGGATTCTAACTGATGGGTTAACTGATATCTTGAGTACTTTGGATCCATCTGTCATTGATTCAATGCAAGGAGTGTTGGGCGTGAAGCCTCATGTTCCAAGATCGAAAGAGcttgaaagttttaaaatcagATGGAAAAGGAAAATCCAACAAGAATATCCAACCAATGAAAGCTTTGAGCTGAACATTTTTGGACTCCGGGCTTATGATGCTGCTTCTGGGCTAGCCATGGCAGTTGAAAAACTTGGGCCAACAAACTTCAGCTTCCAAAAGTCTAATACTCACAGAAATTCAACCGATCTTGATACTGTAGGAGTCTCGCAAATTGGTCCAAGTCTTCTCCAATCACTATTAAGTGCTAGATTTAAGGGCCTCAGTGgacactttcaaattttgaacgGGCAACTACGTTCATCAGCTTTTCAGGTAGTCAATGTGATCGGCAAAGGGGAAAGAGGGGTTGGATTTTGGACACCAGAGAATGGAACTGTAAGAAAGCTACATTCTACTTCCAAGGCCAATCTAGGAACAATCGTATGGCCAGGAGAATCTCCCTCCGTTCCTAAAGGTTGGGTCCTTCCCACCAataagaagaagatgagaatAGGAGTACCAGTCACCAAGGGTTTTGGTGAATTCGTAAAGGTGACACGAGATCCTAGCACTAACGCAACGGAGGTCACTGGATTTTCCATAGCAGTCTTCGATGCAGTGATGGCAGCATTACCATATGCTGTTCCTTATGAGTACAGTCCCTTCCAGACGCCCGATGGCGATCCAGCGGGTGATTACAACGATTTGATATATCAAGTATATCTCCAG AAGTATGATGCTGTGGTGGGAGATACTACTATTCTAGCGAACAGGTCCTTGTATGTAGACTTTACACTACCGTACACAGAATCTGGGGTGTCAATGATCGTGCCCATCGTagatggaagaagaaaaaatgcatGGGTTTTCTTGAAGCCACTTACTTGGGACCTTTGGGTGACAAGCTCTTGTTTCTTTGTATTCATTGGCTTTGTGATTTGGGTTCTTGAACATCGAGTAAATAAAGATTTCAGAGGGCCTCGTTCACATCAAGTTGGCACTATCTTCTGGTTTTCATTCTCAACATTGGTGTTTGCTCAGA AGGAGAGAATTGTCAACAACTTGGCTCGGTTTGTGGTGATCATATGGCTTTTTGTGGTGCTGATTCTTACTCAAAGTTACACAGCCAGCTTGACTTCAATGTTGACAGTTCAACAGCTCAACCCAACCATCACCGATATAAATGAGCTCATAAAGAAAGGGGAGCGTGTAGGTTGCCAACATGCCTCTTTCGTTCATGAATTCTTGATcaaatggatgaaatttgaCGAGTCCAAGCTAGTAATCTATGAGTCACCAGAAAAACTggatgaattattttcaaaaggtGGAATTGCTGCTGCATTTGATGAAATCCCTTACATGAAGATTTTCCTTGCAAAATATTGCTCCAAATACACTGCAGTGGGACCAACATACAAGTTTGATGGCTTTGGATTT gtgTTTCCAAAGGGTTCACCCCTTGTAGCTGATGTTTCAAGGCAAGTCTTAAACGTGACAGAGGGAGCTAAAATGCTACAATTTGAGAAGGCATGGTTTGGGCAAACAACCAGTTGTCCAGAGCTCACCAACTCAGTTTCTTCAAACAGCATCGGCCTGAATAGCTTTTGGGGCCTATTCCTCATTGCTGGAGTCGCTTCATTTGTAGCTCTCATCACATGCATCACCACATTCCTTTATGAAAATAGAGATGCCTTAATAAACTTGAATTCCCCATCTTCGATATGGAGAAAAATTAAAGCCATGGTGACACGCTTTGACGACAAAGATCTTAGGTCCCATACTTTTAGAGAAAGTGATCAACTTCAAGACGAGCGACATCAAAGCCATGGATGCAGCTACACCAACTTCCCTCCAAGTCCATCTAGCCTTTTGATCCCAACACACAATAATTCTGCTTTCTTCGGAGAACAAGGAACACCTTCTTCTGGACATGCTGATCCAGTCGGTCCAAATCGGCCGATGTCTCCACATATAATGTTTGAATATGAGCTTGCTAATATAAATCACGAGTAA
- the LOC117912079 gene encoding glutamate receptor 2.7-like isoform X1, which translates to MRKNLSQLLTSLLFFLFPTIFFVEMSMAQNTTIPVKVGVVLDMDTWPGKMGLSCISMALSDFYASHGHYKTRLVLEIRDSKRDVVGAAAAALDLLQNEEVQAIIGPASSMQANFVIGLGDKAHVPIISFSATSPSLSSLRSPYFVRATLNDSAQVPAIRAIVQAFGWREVVLIYVDNEYGNGVIPYLTDALQEIDTRISYRSVIHPLATDDQILEELYKLMTMPTRVFIVHMLTPLGPRLFTRANEIGMMKEGYVWILTDGLTDILSTLDPSVIDSMQGVLGVKPHVPRSKELESFKIRWKRKIQQEYPTNESFELNIFGLRAYDAASGLAMAVEKLGPTNFSFQKSNTHRNSTDLDTVGVSQIGPSLLQSLLSARFKGLSGHFQILNGQLRSSAFQVVNVIGKGERGVGFWTPENGTVRKLHSTSKANLGTIVWPGESPSVPKGWVLPTNKKKMRIGVPVTKGFGEFVKVTRDPSTNATEVTGFSIAVFDAVMAALPYAVPYEYSPFQTPDGDPAGDYNDLIYQVYLQKYDAVVGDTTILANRSLYVDFTLPYTESGVSMIVPIVDGRRKNAWVFLKPLTWDLWVTSSCFFVFIGFVIWVLEHRVNKDFRGPRSHQVGTIFWFSFSTLVFAQKERIVNNLARFVVIIWLFVVLILTQSYTASLTSMLTVQQLNPTITDINELIKKGERVGCQHASFVHEFLIKWMKFDESKLVIYESPEKLDELFSKGGIAAAFDEIPYMKIFLAKYCSKYTAVGPTYKFDGFGFVFPKGSPLVADVSRQVLNVTEGAKMLQFEKAWFGQTTSCPELTNSVSSNSIGLNSFWGLFLIAGVASFVALITCITTFLYENRDALINLNSPSSIWRKIKAMVTRFDDKDLRSHTFRESDQLQDERHQSHGCSYTNFPPSPSSLLIPTHNNSAFFGEQGTPSSGHADPVGPNRPMSPHIMFEYELANINHE; encoded by the exons CTCTAGATTTATTACAAAATGAGGAAGTTCAAGCCATCATAGGACCAGCATCCTCCATGCAGGCCAACTTTGTGATTGGTCTCGGAGACAAGGCTCATGTGCCCATCATTTCATTTTCCGCAACTAGTCCTTCCCTTTCTTCGCTCCGGAGTCCATATTTTGTCCGAGCCACACTGAATGACTCAGCTCAAGTACCAGCTATAAGGGCAATTGTCCAAGCCTTTGGGTGGAGAGAAGTTGTGCTCATTTACGTGGACAACGAGTATGGAAATGGAGTGATACCATATCTTACTGATGCCTTGCAAGAGATTGACACCCGTATCTCCTACAGGAGCGTCATTCATCCATTAGCCACTGATGATCAAATCCTCGAAGAGCTTTACAAGTTGATGACGATGCCAACCAGAGTTTTCATTGTACACATGCTTACACCTCTAGGCCCACGGCTTTTCACCAGAGCGAATGAGATTGGAATGATGAAAGAAGGTTATGTTTGGATTCTAACTGATGGGTTAACTGATATCTTGAGTACTTTGGATCCATCTGTCATTGATTCAATGCAAGGAGTGTTGGGCGTGAAGCCTCATGTTCCAAGATCGAAAGAGcttgaaagttttaaaatcagATGGAAAAGGAAAATCCAACAAGAATATCCAACCAATGAAAGCTTTGAGCTGAACATTTTTGGACTCCGGGCTTATGATGCTGCTTCTGGGCTAGCCATGGCAGTTGAAAAACTTGGGCCAACAAACTTCAGCTTCCAAAAGTCTAATACTCACAGAAATTCAACCGATCTTGATACTGTAGGAGTCTCGCAAATTGGTCCAAGTCTTCTCCAATCACTATTAAGTGCTAGATTTAAGGGCCTCAGTGgacactttcaaattttgaacgGGCAACTACGTTCATCAGCTTTTCAGGTAGTCAATGTGATCGGCAAAGGGGAAAGAGGGGTTGGATTTTGGACACCAGAGAATGGAACTGTAAGAAAGCTACATTCTACTTCCAAGGCCAATCTAGGAACAATCGTATGGCCAGGAGAATCTCCCTCCGTTCCTAAAGGTTGGGTCCTTCCCACCAataagaagaagatgagaatAGGAGTACCAGTCACCAAGGGTTTTGGTGAATTCGTAAAGGTGACACGAGATCCTAGCACTAACGCAACGGAGGTCACTGGATTTTCCATAGCAGTCTTCGATGCAGTGATGGCAGCATTACCATATGCTGTTCCTTATGAGTACAGTCCCTTCCAGACGCCCGATGGCGATCCAGCGGGTGATTACAACGATTTGATATATCAAGTATATCTCCAG AAGTATGATGCTGTGGTGGGAGATACTACTATTCTAGCGAACAGGTCCTTGTATGTAGACTTTACACTACCGTACACAGAATCTGGGGTGTCAATGATCGTGCCCATCGTagatggaagaagaaaaaatgcatGGGTTTTCTTGAAGCCACTTACTTGGGACCTTTGGGTGACAAGCTCTTGTTTCTTTGTATTCATTGGCTTTGTGATTTGGGTTCTTGAACATCGAGTAAATAAAGATTTCAGAGGGCCTCGTTCACATCAAGTTGGCACTATCTTCTGGTTTTCATTCTCAACATTGGTGTTTGCTCAGA AGGAGAGAATTGTCAACAACTTGGCTCGGTTTGTGGTGATCATATGGCTTTTTGTGGTGCTGATTCTTACTCAAAGTTACACAGCCAGCTTGACTTCAATGTTGACAGTTCAACAGCTCAACCCAACCATCACCGATATAAATGAGCTCATAAAGAAAGGGGAGCGTGTAGGTTGCCAACATGCCTCTTTCGTTCATGAATTCTTGATcaaatggatgaaatttgaCGAGTCCAAGCTAGTAATCTATGAGTCACCAGAAAAACTggatgaattattttcaaaaggtGGAATTGCTGCTGCATTTGATGAAATCCCTTACATGAAGATTTTCCTTGCAAAATATTGCTCCAAATACACTGCAGTGGGACCAACATACAAGTTTGATGGCTTTGGATTT gtgTTTCCAAAGGGTTCACCCCTTGTAGCTGATGTTTCAAGGCAAGTCTTAAACGTGACAGAGGGAGCTAAAATGCTACAATTTGAGAAGGCATGGTTTGGGCAAACAACCAGTTGTCCAGAGCTCACCAACTCAGTTTCTTCAAACAGCATCGGCCTGAATAGCTTTTGGGGCCTATTCCTCATTGCTGGAGTCGCTTCATTTGTAGCTCTCATCACATGCATCACCACATTCCTTTATGAAAATAGAGATGCCTTAATAAACTTGAATTCCCCATCTTCGATATGGAGAAAAATTAAAGCCATGGTGACACGCTTTGACGACAAAGATCTTAGGTCCCATACTTTTAGAGAAAGTGATCAACTTCAAGACGAGCGACATCAAAGCCATGGATGCAGCTACACCAACTTCCCTCCAAGTCCATCTAGCCTTTTGATCCCAACACACAATAATTCTGCTTTCTTCGGAGAACAAGGAACACCTTCTTCTGGACATGCTGATCCAGTCGGTCCAAATCGGCCGATGTCTCCACATATAATGTTTGAATATGAGCTTGCTAATATAAATCACGAGTAA